From [Clostridium] symbiosum, a single genomic window includes:
- a CDS encoding DMT family transporter yields MSKIRNSGTLLVFLGAVFWSLNAPLVKFLTADSLLICGLRSIIAGITLMPFIRWKRLNWTPWMAVYISSYCALCISIIIALSKTSAAIAVGMQYTATIWLFLANFVITRKFNKKAFWPVCVIFAGVVFFMCSGTDKSSSSGNTIALLEGIFFACMSVGAKKSAGTNPIGLTAIANLFTGIFVFVAFPSTAGYIGTLALTDWIVLLILGIIQIGAGYAFYNLGIQMISAQKASVIALWEMILGPVWVALFLKEYPSPIVLAGFVIILAGMLLDTKINVPDARETVL; encoded by the coding sequence ATGTCTAAAATCCGTAATTCCGGCACCCTCCTGGTTTTTCTAGGTGCTGTTTTCTGGAGCCTGAATGCTCCGCTTGTGAAATTCCTTACGGCAGATTCCCTGCTGATTTGCGGCCTTCGTTCCATTATTGCAGGAATTACCCTGATGCCCTTCATCAGATGGAAACGGTTAAACTGGACCCCCTGGATGGCCGTTTACATCAGCTCCTACTGCGCGCTCTGCATCAGCATTATCATTGCACTGTCCAAAACATCGGCGGCCATTGCTGTCGGTATGCAGTATACGGCAACCATCTGGCTGTTCCTTGCAAACTTTGTGATAACGAGGAAATTTAATAAGAAGGCATTCTGGCCCGTATGCGTTATTTTCGCCGGCGTTGTCTTTTTCATGTGCTCCGGCACGGACAAGAGCAGCAGCTCCGGCAACACAATTGCCCTGTTGGAAGGCATCTTCTTCGCCTGTATGAGTGTCGGCGCCAAGAAGTCTGCCGGAACCAATCCGATTGGGCTGACCGCCATTGCCAATCTTTTCACCGGCATCTTTGTTTTTGTGGCCTTTCCCTCCACGGCCGGTTACATAGGAACACTGGCATTGACCGACTGGATTGTCCTCCTGATTCTCGGAATCATCCAGATTGGAGCCGGTTATGCCTTCTACAACCTGGGAATCCAGATGATTTCCGCGCAGAAGGCATCCGTAATCGCCCTGTGGGAGATGATCCTCGGACCGGTCTGGGTCGCTCTGTTCCTGAAAGAGTATCCCTCCCCCATTGTACTGGCCGGTTTTGTCATCATCCTTGCCGGAATGCTTCTGGATACAAAGATTAATGTGCCGGATGCCAGGGAAACCGTATTGTAA
- a CDS encoding TetR/AcrR family transcriptional regulator, with translation MTEIENANDEMNLTLKRKRMMIYFIEATEKLIRAEGVEKLSIRKIATEAGYNSATIYNYFNDLEHLALFGSVCYLREYIVTLGKALKPDMSSIDRYRTIYQCFNRVAFRYPEIFHNMFFGRYSNKLASVIQVYYQELFPSELEGLSNRMKKMLMEGSMRERDEITMESMVQEGYIREEKADITLDLIIALHQNFIYEASLQGESLNIEEHEEKFRKIFEYVLDMGGKE, from the coding sequence ATGACAGAGATTGAGAATGCCAATGATGAAATGAACTTAACATTAAAGAGAAAACGGATGATGATTTATTTCATTGAGGCTACGGAGAAACTGATTCGTGCAGAAGGGGTAGAGAAACTCTCTATAAGAAAGATAGCGACGGAGGCAGGTTATAACAGCGCCACTATCTATAATTACTTCAACGATCTGGAACATCTGGCACTCTTCGGCTCCGTATGTTACCTGCGCGAATACATCGTCACACTCGGGAAGGCCCTGAAACCGGACATGAGTTCCATCGACAGATACAGGACAATTTACCAATGTTTTAACCGGGTTGCTTTCCGTTACCCCGAGATATTCCATAATATGTTTTTTGGAAGATACAGCAATAAGCTGGCCTCCGTAATCCAGGTCTATTATCAGGAATTGTTTCCGTCTGAACTGGAGGGGCTGAGTAACCGGATGAAAAAGATGCTGATGGAAGGAAGTATGCGCGAGCGCGATGAGATAACGATGGAGAGTATGGTCCAGGAGGGATATATACGGGAAGAAAAGGCCGATATCACACTGGATTTAATCATTGCCCTCCATCAGAATTTTATATATGAAGCCAGCCTGCAGGGAGAGAGCCTGAATATCGAAGAGCATGAGGAGAAGTTCCGGAAGATATTTGAGTATGTTCTGGATATGGGCGGCAAGGAATAA
- a CDS encoding aminoacyl-histidine dipeptidase has product MGCSKEELLNERVFYHFHQICQIPHPSGGEKALSDFILNWALELGLDAKQDSVNNVFIRKPATPGYESAPAVMLQAHIDMVCEKNDKSAHDFTKDPISWVIDGDIISTGGQTTLGADDGIGVSFAMAVLEERELEHPALEVLFTVAEESDFTGAENFDMSWMKAEYLINLDHACDREILSGSCGGMDAEVSLPVQPEELKEDWKTYNVMISGLKGGHSGEDIHRGHGNANSLLGRFLAEAQKRFTYGISAIKGGTYRLAIPREAKADLSLAVSDYPKLEELAQELENIFRGELQETSESLKITVSEAPAAKTQVAPDQIVTLLLLAPDGICQMNEVLTGLVDTSDNLGELHMDDKKFRMVFEIRSAQDSLKYYIYKKIERLAALVGAECKTEVEYASWHFRAQSPLRETAVEVYRKLYGSEPSILTVHAGLEVGCFFEARPTLDAIALGPDCWNFHSPSEMVSISSTRKTYQFLCSILKDLK; this is encoded by the coding sequence ATGGGATGCAGTAAAGAAGAGTTGCTTAATGAGCGGGTTTTTTATCATTTTCACCAGATTTGTCAGATTCCCCATCCGAGCGGCGGGGAGAAAGCACTCAGTGACTTTATTCTGAACTGGGCATTAGAGCTGGGACTCGATGCAAAGCAGGATTCGGTCAATAACGTTTTCATAAGAAAACCGGCAACGCCGGGATACGAGAGTGCCCCTGCCGTTATGTTACAGGCACACATCGACATGGTATGTGAGAAGAATGATAAGAGCGCCCACGATTTTACAAAAGACCCTATCTCCTGGGTGATTGACGGGGATATCATCTCAACGGGCGGACAGACGACGCTGGGAGCGGATGACGGCATCGGGGTTTCCTTTGCAATGGCGGTTCTGGAGGAGCGGGAACTTGAGCATCCGGCGCTGGAAGTTCTATTTACCGTTGCGGAAGAGTCGGATTTTACCGGAGCCGAGAATTTCGATATGTCCTGGATGAAGGCGGAGTATCTGATTAACCTGGATCATGCCTGCGACAGGGAAATCTTAAGCGGAAGCTGCGGAGGCATGGACGCGGAAGTCAGCCTGCCGGTTCAGCCGGAGGAGCTTAAGGAAGACTGGAAGACCTACAATGTTATGATATCCGGCCTGAAGGGCGGACATTCGGGGGAGGATATCCACAGAGGCCATGGGAATGCCAATTCACTTCTCGGCAGATTCCTGGCGGAGGCGCAGAAACGCTTTACATATGGAATTTCCGCAATTAAGGGCGGAACGTACCGTCTGGCCATTCCAAGGGAGGCCAAAGCGGATCTCAGCCTGGCGGTATCCGATTATCCGAAACTGGAAGAACTTGCACAGGAACTGGAAAATATATTCCGAGGAGAGCTTCAGGAGACCTCAGAGTCACTTAAGATTACGGTCAGCGAGGCGCCTGCGGCCAAAACCCAGGTTGCTCCGGATCAGATCGTCACCCTGCTTTTACTGGCTCCGGATGGCATCTGCCAGATGAACGAAGTACTGACCGGACTGGTGGATACATCGGATAACCTTGGTGAACTTCACATGGACGATAAGAAGTTCAGGATGGTATTTGAGATACGTTCGGCCCAGGACAGCCTGAAGTACTATATTTACAAGAAGATAGAGCGCCTGGCAGCTCTTGTGGGAGCCGAATGCAAGACGGAAGTTGAATATGCAAGCTGGCATTTCAGGGCACAGTCACCGCTTCGTGAGACAGCGGTAGAGGTTTACCGGAAACTTTACGGTTCCGAACCATCGATTCTGACCGTACATGCAGGACTTGAGGTTGGATGCTTCTTTGAGGCAAGGCCGACCCTCGATGCCATTGCGCTGGGACCGGACTGCTGGAATTTCCATTCACCGTCCGAGATGGTGAGTATCTCTTCCACCAGAAAGACGTACCAGTTTTTATGCAGTATTTTAAAAGATTTAAAATAA
- a CDS encoding YfcC family protein, giving the protein MEENKLNTTEVSAEKKETKLKAINPMFFLVIIILLCALASYIVPAGTYERVFDAVSEREIVDPNSFHYIDQNPVSLFSLLMSVTLGMQNAAYVIFFLLIIGGTFAVLDATGAINAGMANVVKKTRGKELLMIPICMIVFGCGSCFAGNFEEFLAFVPLVLACCLTMGFDSLTAVGIIFCAAAAGYGGAMTNAFTVGVAQSIAGLPMFSGIELRGALFAALLGVSIVYVMWHAAKVKKNPQSSSVYEFDRAHAHEHVIDMDNIPKMTTRHKLVLIIFVAGIVFTVHGVIVKGYYIDELAAIFLAIGVLGGLVGGLKPGEICDGFEKGFGNMLFPCIMIGLANAAIIILQDASIMDTIIHALASVLDSLPASLMACGMFVVQDIFNVIVPSGSGQAAITMPLMAPLADMLGVTRQTAVLAFQLGDSFTNVLAPTGGEILAALAMCKVPYSKWVKYLLPVFFMWWIVAFIFLIYATHIGYGPF; this is encoded by the coding sequence ATGGAAGAAAACAAATTAAACACCACGGAGGTGTCTGCGGAAAAGAAGGAGACGAAACTCAAAGCGATTAACCCGATGTTCTTTCTGGTAATCATCATTTTACTTTGCGCTCTGGCATCCTATATTGTTCCGGCAGGTACATATGAGCGTGTATTCGACGCGGTGAGTGAGAGAGAAATTGTTGATCCAAACAGCTTCCACTATATTGATCAGAACCCGGTCAGCCTCTTCAGCCTTCTGATGTCTGTGACACTGGGAATGCAGAACGCGGCTTACGTTATCTTCTTCCTTTTAATCATCGGCGGTACATTTGCCGTTCTGGACGCAACCGGGGCAATCAATGCAGGTATGGCCAACGTGGTTAAAAAGACGAGGGGCAAGGAACTTCTGATGATCCCGATCTGTATGATCGTATTTGGATGCGGTTCCTGTTTCGCAGGTAACTTTGAGGAATTCCTGGCCTTTGTTCCACTGGTACTGGCATGCTGCCTTACCATGGGATTTGACTCTCTGACGGCGGTCGGCATTATCTTCTGTGCGGCTGCGGCAGGTTACGGCGGTGCCATGACCAACGCATTTACAGTCGGTGTAGCCCAGAGTATCGCAGGACTTCCGATGTTTTCAGGTATCGAATTAAGAGGTGCACTTTTTGCAGCGCTTCTGGGAGTCAGCATTGTCTATGTTATGTGGCATGCGGCAAAAGTAAAGAAAAATCCACAGTCCAGCTCCGTATATGAGTTCGACAGGGCTCATGCCCACGAGCATGTGATTGACATGGATAACATTCCGAAGATGACGACACGCCATAAACTGGTTCTTATCATTTTCGTGGCAGGTATTGTCTTCACCGTACACGGTGTTATTGTAAAAGGCTATTATATTGATGAACTGGCAGCCATTTTCCTTGCCATCGGCGTTTTAGGCGGTCTTGTAGGCGGATTGAAACCGGGCGAAATCTGTGACGGTTTTGAAAAGGGATTTGGAAACATGCTGTTCCCATGTATCATGATTGGCCTTGCCAATGCAGCGATTATCATCCTTCAGGATGCATCCATCATGGATACAATTATCCATGCCCTGGCCAGTGTCCTCGATTCACTCCCGGCATCTCTGATGGCCTGCGGTATGTTCGTAGTACAGGATATTTTCAACGTAATCGTTCCTTCCGGTTCCGGCCAGGCGGCAATTACCATGCCCCTTATGGCTCCTCTGGCAGATATGCTGGGCGTTACGCGCCAGACGGCAGTTCTCGCATTCCAGCTTGGCGATTCCTTTACAAACGTTCTGGCGCCGACAGGCGGAGAGATTCTGGCAGCCCTTGCAATGTGTAAGGTTCCTTACAGCAAGTGGGTTAAATACCTGCTTCCGGTATTCTTCATGTGGTGGATCGTTGCATTCATCTTCCTGATTTATGCAACCCATATCGGATACGGACCATTCTAA
- a CDS encoding LysR family transcriptional regulator, producing the protein MNLISLYYFTELARELHMTNTAQKLYISQQNLSQHIQRLEQYYGVELFYRKPKLALTYAGEQLLQAAGRILAEENDLKNRLSDISQLGAGHLKLGIPSYRGEICLPSILPRFHELWPHVSIQLVDASSEVMEQMVFEGELDLYIGIKYTEDMRLEILPLLDDNLFLVASDSLMEKYLGEEYGNVKRESTAGAKLSAFREFPFLLPKPPMRLRKMIDQCFLDAGFAPRVFLESSTTELLISLFPRDYGVFFCTQMRLPLLNEKAPGANTFPLALNGEPVRHRLVLAYHRERFLPQYMKDFISITQDVFADLAAVRLEKS; encoded by the coding sequence ATGAACCTGATAAGCCTCTACTATTTTACGGAACTGGCCCGGGAACTTCATATGACGAATACAGCCCAGAAGCTCTATATCTCGCAGCAGAACCTGAGCCAGCACATCCAGCGGCTGGAACAGTATTACGGGGTGGAACTTTTTTACCGTAAGCCGAAGCTGGCCCTGACCTACGCGGGTGAGCAGCTCCTTCAGGCGGCAGGCCGGATACTGGCCGAGGAAAATGATCTGAAAAACCGTCTGAGCGATATTTCCCAATTGGGAGCAGGGCACTTAAAGCTCGGGATTCCATCCTACCGCGGGGAGATCTGCCTGCCGTCCATCCTGCCGCGTTTCCACGAACTGTGGCCCCACGTATCAATCCAGCTGGTGGACGCCTCCTCGGAAGTCATGGAACAGATGGTGTTTGAAGGCGAACTGGATCTCTATATCGGTATCAAGTATACAGAGGATATGCGGCTTGAGATTCTTCCCCTTCTGGACGACAACCTGTTTCTCGTCGCCTCCGACTCCCTGATGGAAAAATATCTCGGTGAGGAATACGGAAACGTCAAGCGTGAATCCACAGCAGGCGCGAAGCTGAGCGCATTTAGGGAGTTCCCTTTCCTGCTGCCAAAACCTCCGATGCGTCTTCGCAAGATGATCGATCAGTGTTTCCTGGATGCCGGTTTTGCACCCAGGGTTTTTCTGGAATCCAGTACCACGGAACTTCTGATCTCCCTCTTTCCCCGCGACTATGGCGTCTTTTTCTGTACGCAGATGCGTCTTCCTCTCCTGAACGAGAAAGCGCCGGGAGCCAACACCTTTCCCCTGGCCCTGAACGGTGAACCCGTGAGGCACCGCCTGGTGCTCGCCTACCACAGGGAACGTTTTCTTCCCCAGTATATGAAAGACTTTATCTCCATCACTCAGGACGTCTTCGCCGATCTGGCCGCCGTCCGGCTGGAAAAAAGCTGA
- a CDS encoding RraA family protein, which translates to MAVGKRIYLKRQMPDHDVMMQFKEIPASNVADVMGRSCAMNPRIRLVSSPRSQMMVGPALTVKARSGDNLALHAAIDMTQEGDVLVVSNEGDNTRALMGEIMMALLYHTKKAAGIILDGPIRDIDEIGQWDFPVYATGTTPGGPYKEGPGEVNVPIACGEISVNPGDIILADPDGIIVIPRKDAPQILEDAKKFQAADEIKLAAAKNGTSKRDWVKKSLEEKEFEIIDGIYEP; encoded by the coding sequence ATGGCAGTTGGTAAACGAATTTATTTGAAAAGACAGATGCCGGATCACGATGTAATGATGCAGTTTAAAGAGATTCCGGCTTCCAATGTGGCGGACGTGATGGGGAGAAGCTGTGCGATGAATCCCAGAATCCGTCTTGTGAGCAGCCCAAGGTCCCAGATGATGGTAGGCCCGGCGCTGACGGTCAAAGCGAGAAGCGGAGATAATCTGGCGCTCCATGCCGCCATCGATATGACGCAGGAAGGCGACGTGCTGGTGGTATCCAATGAGGGAGACAATACCAGGGCGCTGATGGGAGAGATTATGATGGCCCTGCTTTACCATACGAAAAAAGCAGCCGGAATTATTCTGGACGGTCCGATCCGTGATATCGATGAGATTGGCCAGTGGGATTTCCCAGTATATGCGACGGGAACGACTCCGGGAGGCCCCTACAAGGAGGGACCTGGCGAGGTCAATGTACCGATTGCCTGCGGTGAAATCAGCGTCAATCCGGGAGACATCATCCTGGCTGATCCGGATGGGATCATCGTCATTCCAAGAAAAGACGCTCCTCAGATTTTAGAGGATGCTAAAAAATTCCAGGCAGCGGATGAGATAAAACTGGCTGCGGCGAAAAACGGGACATCGAAACGCGACTGGGTGAAGAAATCCCTGGAAGAAAAGGAATTTGAGATAATCGACGGGATTTATGAGCCGTAA
- a CDS encoding DUF1932 domain-containing protein, translating into MKIGFIGFGEAAYNISLGLKGEGVTGIIAFDKMAKDPVMGKMVTGRAAEADVTLYDTAKEVAAEADVIFGAVPSSFAMDVCEEIEGVLGEGKIYADVSASTPSVKEKIWDAVKDTGVKFVDAAMLGSLPKDKHQVPITASGNGAELFKELMSPLGMKITTAGEKAGAASAIKLVRSIYMKGIASLMIEMLQAADAYDVSDEVISSISKSMDNIPFTSHLDRLVTGTAIHCHRRAAELKGSVAMLEECGFSPAMTEAAKKRMEDMEVYDFAARYVEKKPDGWKEIIQVMKEGK; encoded by the coding sequence ATGAAAATTGGATTTATAGGCTTTGGCGAAGCCGCTTATAATATCTCCCTGGGACTTAAAGGGGAAGGCGTGACAGGAATTATTGCATTTGACAAGATGGCAAAAGATCCGGTGATGGGCAAGATGGTGACGGGCCGTGCCGCCGAGGCCGATGTGACACTTTATGATACGGCAAAAGAGGTTGCCGCCGAGGCCGATGTGATATTCGGCGCGGTTCCGTCCTCTTTTGCAATGGATGTCTGCGAAGAGATTGAGGGCGTGCTCGGCGAAGGGAAAATCTATGCCGATGTCAGCGCGTCCACTCCTTCCGTAAAAGAAAAGATTTGGGACGCCGTCAAGGATACGGGGGTGAAATTTGTAGATGCCGCCATGCTCGGTTCCCTTCCCAAGGACAAACACCAGGTTCCCATCACAGCCAGCGGAAACGGCGCCGAACTGTTTAAAGAGCTCATGAGCCCTCTGGGAATGAAAATTACGACCGCAGGGGAGAAAGCGGGAGCCGCGTCGGCGATCAAGCTGGTAAGAAGTATTTATATGAAGGGAATCGCTTCCCTGATGATCGAAATGCTCCAGGCGGCCGACGCCTACGATGTATCGGATGAGGTGATTTCTTCAATCTCCAAATCCATGGACAATATTCCGTTCACGTCCCACCTGGACAGGCTGGTCACTGGAACGGCAATCCACTGCCACCGCCGTGCGGCAGAACTGAAAGGTTCCGTTGCCATGCTGGAGGAGTGCGGATTCAGCCCAGCGATGACCGAGGCGGCCAAGAAGAGGATGGAAGATATGGAAGTGTACGACTTTGCGGCGCGCTATGTGGAGAAAAAGCCGGACGGATGGAAAGAGATTATCCAGGTGATGAAAGAAGGAAAATAA
- a CDS encoding glycine betaine ABC transporter substrate-binding protein, with translation MGLERLFCTTAETLLAFTFDACRGTEKKAVTVGARNDTETVILGNIYKELIESNTDIEVKTSFGLDGISGCFDALKEGRIDMFGGDMEAVFSSFLAEFADQENKGTESGYKSAVSRMMSEHHIDLSKPLGYKFNQTGAACNFVRREVLERYPELKEILGKLEGKISDRAMAEMIHQVDVMGIGAQEAAWRFLKDNKFLGGK, from the coding sequence ATGGGATTGGAACGTCTGTTTTGTACAACGGCAGAAACGCTGCTCGCATTTACATTTGATGCCTGCCGTGGGACGGAGAAGAAAGCAGTTACCGTGGGGGCGCGCAATGATACAGAGACTGTTATTCTCGGAAATATTTATAAAGAGCTGATTGAGTCAAATACCGATATTGAGGTGAAGACGTCTTTTGGGCTGGACGGGATATCCGGCTGTTTTGATGCGCTTAAGGAAGGCCGTATTGATATGTTTGGGGGAGATATGGAGGCTGTGTTTTCCTCTTTTTTGGCAGAATTTGCAGATCAGGAGAATAAGGGGACGGAGAGTGGCTATAAGTCGGCAGTTTCACGTATGATGTCGGAGCATCATATCGATCTATCAAAACCGCTGGGATACAAATTTAATCAAACCGGAGCGGCATGTAATTTTGTGCGCCGGGAGGTACTGGAACGTTATCCGGAACTGAAAGAAATACTGGGAAAGCTGGAGGGCAAAATCAGTGATAGGGCAATGGCGGAGATGATACATCAGGTCGATGTGATGGGAATAGGGGCGCAGGAGGCGGCCTGGCGATTTCTGAAGGACAATAAATTCCTGGGTGGAAAATAA